A window of the Helianthus annuus cultivar XRQ/B chromosome 4, HanXRQr2.0-SUNRISE, whole genome shotgun sequence genome harbors these coding sequences:
- the LOC110938049 gene encoding ATP-dependent DNA helicase Q-like 3 encodes MMKKALLPVKNISKERKVSGKEALTKLLRWHFGHSEYRGKQLEAIEAVLSGRDCFCLMPTGGGKSICYQIPALAKPGIVLVVSPLIALMENQVMALKEKGVAAEYLSSTQTAQVRNKIHEELESGNPGLRLLYVTPELIATTGFMSKLTKIHSRGLLNLIAIDEAHCISTWGHDFRPSYRKLASLRKRLPDVPMLALTATAVPKVQVDVIESLNMENPLVLKSSFNRPNIYYEVRFKDLLTDPYVDLTDLIKSCGDVCGIVYCLERTTCDDLASHLSKNGISCAAYHAGLNNKLRTSVLDDWISAKTQVVVATVAFGMGIDRKDVRIVCHFNIPKSMVSFYQESGRAGRDQQPSGSVLYYGIDDRKKMQFILNNADNKKSQSSSSQDRSPKKSIVDFNLMVEYCETSGCRRKKILDSFGEQVSTSLCKKTCDACKNPNIVEKYLDELKAMCSLGNRIGSSRIFISSSSKPVDDVDFSEYWSRDDEAIVSEDDISDDDDGIDVVEDLTQSALPSKTKFSEKMDILQRAEEKYYQKNDHDKQSNKLDKNAINETTRESCKQRLLNSLKQTQQRLNNLPIDPEVSSVFFENECFKKYGKTGKSFYLSQVASTVRWLSTVNAADLTSRLATTNQNSTLKTATEVEPLSSGSPSVSDEVTNTMNEKDREKVSLCSSQITHNDIKLPPILSFSEFVNKKSSKDSKQSAYGVDKKPDKRSRLQ; translated from the exons ATGATGAAGAAGGCGCTACTTCCTGTGAAAAACATTAGCAAAGAGAGAAAAGTTTCTGGAAAAGAGGCTTTAACAAAGCTCTTGAGATGGCATTTCGGTCATTCGGAGTACCGAGGGAAGCAATTGGAAGCCATAGAAGCTGTATTATCAG GAAGAGACTGTTTCTGTTTGATGCCAACGGGTGGCGGAAAATCGATTTGTTATCAAATTCCTGCACTGGCAAAACCAGGCATTGTGCTTGTCGTGTCTCCTTTGATAG CCTTAATG GAAAATCAAGTTATGGCGTTGAAGGAGAAAGGGGTTGCGGCTGAATATCTCTCATCGACTCAGACTGCACAAGTTAGGAATAAG ATCCATGAAGAACTAGAATCTGGAAATCCCGGGTTGAGGTTGCTCTACGTGACACCGGAACTGATTGCAACAACGGGATTTATGTCAAAGTTGACAAAGATTCATTCACGAGGGTTGTTGAATTTGATTGCAATAGATGAG GCGCATTGCATCTCAACATGGGGCCATGATTTTAG GCCTAGCTACAGAAAATTAGCTTCATTGAGGAAACGTCTGCCAGACGTTCCAATGTTAGCATTAACAGCTACGGCTGTTCCCAA GGTTCAGGTGGATGTGATAGAGTCTTTGAACATGGAGAACCCTCTAGTCCTGAAATCATCATTTAATCGCCCAAATATATATTACGAGG TTCGATTCAAGGATCTTCTAACGGACCCATATGTTGATCTGACTGATCTAATAAAATCTTGTGGAGATGTATGCGGAATCGTTTACTGCCTTGAACGTACAACTTGTGATGATCTGGCTTCTCATTTATCAAAAAACGGCATTTCTTGTGCTG cATATCATGCAGGGTTAAACAATAAATTACGGACCTCTGTTTTGGATGATTGGATTTCTGCCAAGACGCAAGTTGTAGTGGCTACAGTGGCGTTTGG GATG GGTATAGATCGGAAAGATGTCAGAATTGTTTGCCATTTCAATATTCCGAAATCAATGGTATCGTTTTATCAAGAATCGGGTAGAGCTGGTCGTGATCAACAACCTTCTGGAAGTGTTTTATACTACGGAATAGATGATCGCAAGAAAATG CAATTTATATTGAATAATGCGGATAACAAGAAGTCGCAGTCCTCAAGCTCACAGGACAGGTCCCCAAAAAAGTCAATAGTTGACTTTAATTTG ATGGTCGAGTATTGTGAAACATCTGGTTGTCGTAGGAAAAAGATTTTAGACAGTTTTGGCGAACAG GTGTCAACATCACTATGTAAGAAAACGTGTGACGCATGCAAAAATCCAAACATAGTGGAGAAATACTTGGACGAGCTTAAAGCCATGTGTTCCCTTGGTAATCGAATCGGATCGTCACGGATATTTATAAGCAG CTCCTCAAAACCTGTTGATGACGTGGATTTCTCAGAGTATTGGTCTCGTGATGACGAGGCAATCGTGTCTGAGGATGATATATCTGATGATGACG ATGGTATTGATGTTGTGGAAGACCTTACACAGTCAGCATTACCTTCAAAAACTAAATTTAGTGAGAAGATGGATATTTTGCAACGAGCGGAAGAAAAATACTATCAGAAAAACGATCACGATAAACAG AGCAATAAACTCGACAAAAACGCTATAAACGAAACCACACGGGAGTCTTGCAAACAAAGGTTACTCAATTCGCTAAAGCAAACACAGCAACGGCTCAACAACTTGCC CATAGACCCTGAAGTGTCTTCCGTATTCTTTGAAAACGAGTGCTTCAAAAAATACGGGAAAACTGGAAAATCATTTTATTTATCTCAAGTGGCAAGTACTGTGAGGTGGCTTTCAACAGTCAACGCTGCAGACTTAACATCTCGGCTTGCAACCACGAATCAGAATTCTACTTTAAAAACTGCAACGGAAGTGGAACCTTTAAGTTCAGGATCACCGTCTGTTTCAGATGAGGTAACGAACACGATGAATGAAAAAGATCGTGAAAAAGTTTCGTTATGTTCGTCACAGATCACTCACAATGATATAAAGCTGCCACCGATCCTGTCTTTCTCTGAGTTTGTTAACAAAAAGAGCAGCAAAGATAGCAAACAGTCAGCATATGGAGTTGATAAGAAACCAGATAAAAGAAGCAGACTTCAGTAG
- the LOC110938047 gene encoding protein STRICTOSIDINE SYNTHASE-LIKE 5 has translation LQGVIKLGEGILNKPEGLCVDRKGVLYTATRDGWVKRLHTNGTCENWKKIHDRDTLLGLTVTKAGDLVVCDAEQGLIKVSKDGAVTALATHLNDEYIKFADDVVEAGDGSLYFSVASTKFRLHDAHLDMLEAKPHGQLLKYDPVTMETSLVLDGLWFANGVAVSSDQEFLVVCETWKFRCLKYWLKEEIRGKVDIFIDNLPGSPDNINLAPDGSFWIAILQPTSSRMKFVHSSKAIKHLLATFTKLYNLVNAVDKSAMALNVGSDGKIIKRLDDPTGEVMAFVTSVLEFNGKLYLGGLKNDFVGMLPIQVGL, from the exons TTACAGGGAGTGATAAAGCTAGGGGAAGGGATACTGAACAAACCAGAAGGTCTTTGTGTGGACCGAAAGGGGGTGTTGTATACTGCTACCCGAGACGGGTGGGTCAAAAGATTGCATACCAACGGGACGTGTGAAAACTGGAAGAAGATACATGACAGAGATACTTTACTTGGTTTGACGGTCACAAAAGCTGGTGATCTGGTCGTTTGTGACGCCGAACAG GGTTTGATCAAGGTTAGTAAAGATGGTGCAGTGACGGCATTAGCAACTCATCTGAATGACGAATATATAAAGTTTGCAGATGATGTTGTTGAAGCAGGTGATGGGAGCTTATACTTTAGTGTTGCAAGCACTAAATTTCGGTTGCATGATGCGCACCTGGATATGCTTGAGGCTAAACCCCATGGGCAGCTTCTAAAATATGACCCAGTTACGATGGAAACATCATTGGTGCTTGACGGGCTTTGGTTCGCTAATGGGGTGGCCGTCTCTTCAGACCAAGAGTTTTTGGTGGTGTGTGAAACATGGAA ATTTAGGTGCCTAAAGTATTGGCTTAAGGAAGAAATTAGAGGAAAAGTCGATATTTTTATCGACAATCTTCCTGGTTCACCAGACAATATTAATCTTGCTCCTGATGGGTCGTTTTGGATAGCTATACTTCAG CCGACCTCAAGCAGGATGAAATTTGTGCATTCTTCAAAGGCAATTAAACATCTTTTGGCAACATTTACAAAGCTATATAATCTAGTTAACGCAGTTGATAAAAGCGCGATGGCGCTAAATGTGGGGAGTGATGGAAAGATTATCAAGAGATTAGATGATCCTACCGGAGAAGTGATGGCGTTTGTCACTTCGGTCCTGGAGTTTAACGGAAAGCTTTACCTAGGAGGTTTAAAAAACGATTTCGTAGGCATGTTGCCAATacaagtagggctgtaa
- the LOC110938050 gene encoding protein STRICTOSIDINE SYNTHASE-LIKE 4, translated as MEFGVITASFVLVSALAVTLQVFFFSPISPDILELPPEHSTRLFAPNNHLQGVVKLGEGILNQPEGLCVDQKGMLYTATRDGWIKRLHTNGTCENWKKIHNKDTLLGLTVTRAGDLVVCDTDEGLIKVSEDGVVTALATHVNGENIWFADDVVEAGDGSLYFSVASTKFGLHNWHLDVLEAKPHGQLLKYDPVTMGTSLVLDGLGFANGVAVSSDQEFLVVCESWKFRCLKYWLKEEMRGKVDVFIDNLPGCPDNINLAPDGSFWIAILQLTSSRMKFVHSSKAIKHVLATFPKLYERVRAVDRSAMAINVGSDGKIIKRLDDPTGEVMAFVTSVLEFDGKLYFGSLKNNFVGVLPIKTSA; from the exons ATGGAATTTGGTGTTATCACAGCAAGCTTTGTTCTTGTTTCTGCACTTGCAGTTACACTTCAAGTCTTCTTCTTCTCCCCAATATCTCCAGACATACTTGAATTACCTCCCGAACATTCTACACGCCTTTTCGCCCCGAACAATCACTTACAG GGAGTAGTTAAGTTAGGGGAAGGAATACTGAACCAACCCGAAGGTCTGTGTGTGGACCAAAAGGGGATGCTGTATACTGCTACCCGAGACGGATGGATCAAAAGATTGCATACCAACGGGACGTGTGAAAACTGGAAGAAGATACATAACAAAGATACTTTACTTGGTTTGACGGTCACAAGAGCGGGTGATCTTGTCGTGTGTGACACCGACGAG GGTTTGATCAAGGTTAGTGAAGATGGTGTAGTGACCGCTTTAGCGACTCATGTGAACGGTGAAAATATATGGTTTGCGGATGATGTTGTCGAAGCGGGTGATGGGAGCTTATACTTTAGTGTTGCAAGCACTAAATTTGGGTTGCATAATTGGCACCTTGATGTGCTGGAAGCTAAACCACATGGGCAGCTTCTAAAATACGACCCGGTTACAATGGGAACGTCGTTGGTGCTTGATGGGCTCGGGTTTGCTAATGGGGTAGCCGTGTCCTCGGACCAAGAGTTTTTGGTGGTATGTGAATCATGGAA ATTTAGGTGCCTAAAGTACTGGTTAAAGGAGGAAATGCGAGGAAAAGTTGACGTTTTTATCGACAATCTTCCTGGTTGTCCTGACAATATTAACCTTGCTCCAGATGGGTCATTTTGGATAGCTATACTTCAG CTGACCTCAAGCAGGATGAAATTCGTGCATTCTTCGAAAGCGATTAAACACGTTTTGGCAACGTTTCCAAAGCTGTATGAACGAGTTAGAGCAGTTGACAGAAGCGCGATGGCAATCAATGTGGGGAGTGACGGAAAGATTATCAAGCGATTAGATGATCCTACTGGAGAAGTGATGGCATTTGTTACTTCGGTCTTGGAGTTCGATGGAAAGCTttactttggaagtttaaaaaaTAATTTCGTAGGCGTGTTACCGATAAAAACTTCCGCCTGA